The window CCGCTGTCGCTCAGCCTTCCCTGGGGGCTGTGGCTGGGGCCGCTGCCCGGCTACCTGCCCCTGCCCACACGCATCCGCGTGCGGGTGCTGCCGCCGATTTCACCGGACGGTGGGGACGTGGACGCGGTGGACGCGCGGGTGCGGGCCGCCATGCAGCGCGCAATGGATGAGCTGGCGAGGGGGCGACGATTCCCATGGCTCGGATGAGGGTTTCCCGGTTCGACGAAGCGCTGGACGTGCACACCGCAACGGAGGCGGAGCTGGGAGCGCGGCTGGAGCGACTCTGGGACCAGGAGCCGCTCTTGCGGCCCCAGCCAGAGATGCACGACTACCAGCTCACGTACCCGCCCGCCGTGCAGATGGAGAAGCGCCCCGGGTACCAGCGCTCGCCCACGGACGAGGAGTACCTGCGTGACGCGGTGGGCCCGTTCGGCGCGGGCGGCTACTACTTCCACTTCGGCTTCTGTCGCTATCGCTGCCGCTACTGCTTCCACTACGAGCTGGTGACGAAGCACACCGACGAGCTGATGTCGCGGTATGTGAATGCGCTCGGGCTGGAGATGCGGCGCGTCCGCGAGCTGACGCCCCGGCTCAAGCGCGCGCTGTACTTCCTGGGCGGCGGCACGCCCACCGCCCTGCCCCTGCACCTGCTGGAGCGGTTCCTGGAGCGGCTGCTGTTCCACTTCGGCCCGCCGATGACGTCGATGAGCACCGTGGAGGCGAAGCCGGTGACGGCCTCCGAGGAGAAGCTCCAGGCGCTGGTGCGGGCGGGCTTCCGCCGCATCAACCTGGGCGTGCAGACGCTGGACCCGGAGCTCTACGCCTTCCACCACCAGAAGGAGGAGCTGCGCATCGCCTTCGAGGCCATCGAGCGCGCCCGACAGTGCGGCTTCGAGTTCGTCAACATCGACATCATGACAGGGCTGGAGAGGCAGACGCCCGAGTCCTGGCGGAAGACGCTCGCGGAGCTGGAGCGGCTGGCGACGAGTGGCGCGGTGGACAGCGTCTTCATCTACCCGTACCACGATGACCCGCGCAGCGGGACGTACGGCAAGCCCGGCGCGGTGCCGTCCTGGGTGCAGACGGCGCACAGCGATGCACAGGCACGGGCGATGTTCTCGCGGCTCGGGTGGAAGGAGCTGGGAGCGCGATTCTACCGCTCGCCCCGGCACGTGCGGCGCGAGCTGTTCGAGCTTGCGCGCGTGCGCGTGAATCCTGCGTACGGCGAGGTGCTGTACCACGGGCTCGGGAACTCGAGCTTCTCGATTGGGGACCGGGCCACGTTCCTCAACCACCGCGACGTGAACGACTACTGCGCGGCGGTGGAGAAGGGCGGGCTGGGCATCGCGTACTGGCGGACGCTCGACGATGCGCAGCGGGCGACGCGGGACGTGACGTTCGACCTGCTCTACAGCCCGTTCACCCGGGTGCGCTCGCGCGCGAAGAAGTACGGCGCGGAGACGATGGTGGCGCACCGCGAGCGGCTGGCGCGGTGGGTGGAGCTGGGACTGGGCGAGGAGAACCGGCTGCTCGGCACGTTCAGCCTGTCGCCGCTGGGCAAGCTGGTGCACCAGCAGCTGATTCCCCAGCACTACCTGCCCGAGGACCGCCGCGAGCTGGCCGAGGCGATGGAGCTGCGCCAGCAGGCGGGACGGCGGTACCGGGGGTACTGAGTCGCGACATGGGCACGGCCTGCACGTCGACGGCCCCGGCCGAGGCCCTCCGTGGAAGGAACGCTCCTTCCACGGTCGTGGGCCGCCCGCCCCCGGAGAAGCTGGCGCGTGGAAGGAACGTTCCTTCCATAGTCGTGGGCCGCCCGCCCCGGGAGGCTGGAGCGCGGAATGAACATTCCTTCCGCGGCCGTGGGCCGCCCGCCTCCGGAGAGGCTGGAGCGTGGAGGGAACGCTCCTTCCACAGTCGTGGGCCGCCCGCCCCAGGGGAAGCCGGAGCGCGGAATGAACATTCCTTCCGCGGCGGCCGGCCCGGCAGGCGGAGGGGTCGCCGACGTGCACCGGAAGGGGCGGCGCGCTGCTTGTCAGACGGTGCTGATATCCCCACACTCCAGGCATGGCCTACGGCGCGCGAAAGCAGGAGGGTCCCGCAACCCTCGCCGACCTCGAGGCACTGCCAGAGGGCGTCGTGGGCGAGATCATCGATGGAACGCTGTACGTGCATCCCCGGCCCCGGGCCGGACACACCGACATCCTGAGCGGATTGCTCACGGAAATCCGGGGCCCCTTCCAGCATGGAAGAGGAGGTCCCGGAGGCTGGTGGATCCACGCCGAGCCGGGCATCCGGGTGGGTGGCTCCCCGGAGTTCGTCCCGGACCTCGCTGGCTGGCGCAGGGAGCGTGCGCCCCGGGGCGTGCCCGACGGCTCCTGGAGCATCGCCCCGGACTGGGCGTGTGAAATCCTCTCGCCCTCGAAGCGAGGATATGACCAGCGCATCAAGCGTCCCTTCTACGCGCGCATCGGCATCCGCCACCTCTGGTTCATCGACCTGGAGAGCCGAACGCTCACCGCGAGCGAGCTGAGGGATGGCGGCTGGTGGGAGCTGGGCGTCTACGGAGAGGACGACGTCGTCCGCGTGGCCCCCTTCGACGCCATCGAACTCCGGCTGGGCGAGCTGTGGCCCATCATCGACACGCGCTGAGTCACCTCGGGCTCGGGCTGAACCTGGTCGGCTCGGGGCTCACCTTCGTGCCTCCCGTGAACATGCCCTGACCACCCGGTTGCAGGGATGGTTGCCTTTCGAGGCCCTCTGGAGCAGGGCTTCCACCGCCCGGGATAGGCTGGCCCACGCCCGCCATGACCTCCGCCGCGCCCCAGCCCGCAGCCCCCGAGCCGCTCGCGCTCCATCCCTCCCCGCCCCTGCCAGGGCCGCCGATGACAGTCGCCGCGCCGGAGCCCTGGGGCCTCGTGCGGCGCATCGCCTTCCGGTTCGCTCTCGCCTACCTGTTCCTCTACTCCTTCCCGTCCCCGCTGGACGCCCTGCCCGGCACGGACAGCCTCGTCAAGGCCATCAGCGAGGTCGGCCACACCGTCATTCCCTGGGTGGGCAAGCACGTGCTGCGCCTGGAGACGGACATCACCATCTTCACCAACGGCAGCGGCGACACCACGTACAACTACGTGCAGGTGCTCGTCCTCTTCGCAGTCGCCCTCGTCGCGGCGGCGGTGGGGTCCATCGTCGACCGGCGCCGCACCCAGTACGTCCAGGCGCACGACGTGCTGCGCGTCTACGTCCGGTACGTGCTGGCCATGAGCATGCTGTCCTACGGCCTGGCCAAGGTCTTCCACATACAGTTCTCCTTCCCCCAACCGGAGCGCTTCGTCCAGCCGCTGGGCGAGTTCTCCCCCATGGGACTGGTGTGGACCTTCATGGGCTACTCGAGCGGCTACACCTTCCTCGCCGGCGCCGCGGAGTGCGTGGGCGGCCTGCTGCTGCTCTTCCGCCGCACCACCTCGCTGGGCGCGGTGGTCCTCATCGGCGTCATGGGCAACGTGGTGGCCCTCAACTTCTTCTACGACATCCCCGTCAAGCTCTACTCGTCACACCTGCTGCTGATGGCGGTGTTCCTGCTGCTGCCGGACGCCCAGCGGCTCCTCCATGTCCTGCTGCTCAACCGCCCCACCACCCCCCGGAAGCTTGCCACGCCCGTGCCTCTCTCCCAGCGCGAGGCACGGGGCGTGCTCGCCCTGAGGGTGCTCTTCCTGGGCGCGGTGGCCTGGGCGTTCTTCCAGGAGTTCAGCGCACTCAACGCCTGGTTCAAAGCCGCCGCGCAGCATGCCCTCCTCGGCCTGTACACCGTCGAGTCCTTCACCCGCGACGGGCAGGTGCTGCCACCCCTGCTGGGCGACACCACGCGGTGGCGGTATGCGGCCGTCAGCAGCCATGGCCGGATGACCGTCCGGCTGATGGATGACACCGCGAAGCGCTTCGGGCTGAAGGACGACGCGGCGAAAGGCACCGTCACGCTCACCGACGGCACGGGGGACGCGGCGAAGACGAGCGTGCTCACGTACTCCCAGCCGGACGCGGAGCACCTCGTCCTCCAGGGCCCCTTCCAGGACGGCACCATCGAAGTCCACCTCAAGAAGGTGGACGTGTCGCAGTTCCTGCTCGTCCGCCGCGGCTTCAACTGGATACAGGAGTACCCCTTCAACCGCTGAGCCGGGCCGGCGCGCTCAGTCGCGGCTGGCGGCGGCGGGGGTGCTCGCCGGCTCCAGCGGGGGCACGTCCCGGCCCTCGCCAAAGGCCAGGGCCCAGAAGCGCGGGCGCACCGGCTCTCGCGCCAGCAGCCACAGCAGGTGGTACTTCGCCTCGTCCTGGCCATCCAGCGCCAGCTCGAAGGTGCCGTAGTGCATGGCCACCGACGTGGCCGCGCGCAGCACCTTGTGCGCCTGGAGCGCTTCCTCCGGCCCCATGTGCACCGGCCGGAACGCCGTCGGCCGGTAGGCGCCGATGGGCAGCACCGACAGCCGCATGGGCCCGAAGCGCTCGGCCATCATCGCGAACTGCGGGCCGTAGCCCGTGTCCCCCGCGAAGAGCACCGGCCCGCCCGACGTGGACAGCACGTAGCCCGCCCACAGCGTCGCGGACACGTCCGTCAGCCCCCGGTTGGAGCGGTGCTGCGCCGGCACCGCCGTCACCGTCCGCCCCGGCGCCACCTCCGTGCCCTGCCACCAGTCCAGCTCCACCACCCGCCCGAAGCCCTCGCCGTCCAGCAGCGCCTTGTTGCCCAGCCCGACGACGAAGAGCGGGTGGTGCGCCTGCTCCAGCCGCCGCAGCGTGGGCAGGTCCATGTGGTCGTAGTGGTTGTGGCTCACCATCACCACGTCGATGGGCGGCAGGTCCTCGAAGCGGATGCCCGGCGGCCGCACCCGGTGCGGCCCCAGGAAGGGCACCGGGCTCGGCCGGTCCGAGTAGATGGGGTCCGTCAGGACGTTCAGCCCGTCCGCCTGGAGCAGCACCGTGGCGTGGTTGATGAACGTCACGCGCAGCTGCCCTGCCCCTACCCGCTCCGGGGGAGGACGGCCCGGCGGATGCTCCTCGTACTCGCGCCACGGGCCCCGGGGCTCCGCGCGGAGCGCATCGAACACGTCTCCCAGGCCGAGCCGCTCCACGGGCTCCAGGTTGTGGAACTGCTCACCGTCGAAGTGCGCCGTCACCGGGCCCTGGTGGCGCGGGCCCGCGAAGAGACAGCCGCCGAGCAGCGGAGCACACAGCAGCAGCAGCGCGAGGGGCTTCGTCATGGGCGGAGAAGAGGAGTCCAGGTGCGGCATGGGGACGGCGCTCCAGAAGGTTCGAAACCGGGCCCGGCATCATCCCATCCGGGGCCAGGCCGAGGAAGCACCCCACGAGGGGGAGGCTCGTTGCGACGGGGCGAGGCCCTTCCTACGTTCGTCACATGGAGGCGTCCCCCACTCCCGTCGAGCCGGCGCTGGACCCGAGCGACCCCTACGCGCGCGCGGCGCAGACCTTTCCCCATGTCAGCGCGGAGATGGGCGAGCGCATCGCCGCCTATGGAACGGAGGAGCGGCTGCCTGGCGGCACGCTCCTCTTCCAGCGGGGAGACCGGGGCGTCGACTTCTTCTTCGTGCGCGAGGGCGCTGTCGAGGTCTTCGACTTCGACCCCCACGGCGAGCCCCACGTCTTCGCCGTCCACGGCGAGCAGGAGTTCACCGGCGAGCTGGACCTCTTCACGGACCATCCCTTCCTCGCGAGCGCCCGCACCCGCGGCGACAGCGTGGTGGTCCGGGTGAAGCAGCAGGACTTCCGGCGCATGGTGAGCAGCGAGCCCGACATCGGCGAGGTCATCATGCGCGCGTTCATCCTGCGCCGCGTGGGGCTCATCCGCCATGCGCAGGCCGGAGTGGTGCTGGTTGGCTCCGGCCACTGCGCCGACATGCTTCGGATGCAGCGCTTCCTGACGCGCAATGGCTATCCCTTCCGGCTGCTGGACATCGACGACGACCCGGACGCCGACGGCTACCTGTCCTGCTTCAAGCTGACGCCCGACCAGCTTCCCGTGGTCATCGCCCCGGGCCGGCACGTGCTCCACAACCCGTCCAACTCCGCGCTGGCGGATGACCTGGGCATCAGCGAGCAGGTGGACCCCGAGCATGTCCACGACGTCGCCGTGGTGGGCGCCGGCCCGGCGGGGCTCGCCGCCGCCGTGTACGCGGCCTCCGAGGGGCTGGGGACGGTCGTCATCGAGTCCCTGGCACCCGGAGGACAGGCGGGGACGAGCTCGAAGATAGAGAACTACCTCGGCTTTCCCACCGGCATCTCCGGCGAGGCGCTCGCGGGCAGGGCGCAGGTGCAGGCGCGGAAGTTCGGCGCGCGCATCGTCGTCTCCCGCCCCGTGATTGGCATCGACTGTGAGCGCAGGCCCTACCGCCTGCACCTGGAGGACGGGCGCATGGTGACGGCGCGCACGGTGGTCATCGCCACCGGGGCGCGCTACCGCAAGCTCGACGTCCCCGACCTGGCGCGCTTCGAGGGCCAGGGCATCCACTACGCCGCCACGGCCATGGAGTCGCACCTGTGCGCGGGGGAGGAGGTCATCGTCGTGGGCGGTGGGAACTCCGCCGGCCAGGCCGCCATCTACCTGTCGCGCACCGTGGCCCATGTACACATGCTCGTGCGCGCCAGCGGGCTGGCCGCGACGATGTCCGACTACCTCGTCCAGCGAATCGCCTCGTCGCCCCGAGTCACGCTGTACACACACAGCGAAATCACCGCGCTGCAAGGAGACCTGCTCCTGCGCGAGGTGACGTGGGTCCACCGCAAGACGGGGGAGCGCACCACGCGCCGCATCGGCAACGTCTTCGTGATGATTGGCGCGGAGCCGAACACCGACTGGCTCAATGGCTGCCTCGAGCTGGACGGCAAGGGCTTCATCCGGACGGGACAGGACGCCCAGGGACAGGCACTCGCCTCGCCCTATGCCACGTCACGCCCTGGCATCTACGCGGTGGGAGACGTGCGCTCCGGCTCCGTGAAGCGCGTGGCCTCGGGCGTCGGTGAGGGCTCGGTGGTGGTGCAGGCCATTCACGGCTTCCTCAACCCCGGGGTGGTGTGAGGCGTCAGCGCTCCCACAGCGATGCCAGCCTCACGGGAAGCGCTTCGAAGGGGTCGACGTGGACCGTGACGTCGCCCGTGTGCGTTCCGAGCAGCAGCCAGCGGTCACCCTCCAGCCGGTAGACTTCCAGCGTCTGGGGACGCGGGTCCGCGAGCCACAGGTGCTTCACGCCCTCTCGGGCGTACACCGCCATCTTCCGGGCCCGGTCCAGTGCTTCCGTGGAGGGCGAGAGCACCTCACAGAGCCAGTCGGGAGCAAGCGTTACACCCACCACGTCCGGAATCTCCGGCATGCGCTCGCGCCGCCAGCCCGCCAGGTCGGGCACCAGCGCGTCGCCCCCCAGGTGCAG of the Pyxidicoccus xibeiensis genome contains:
- a CDS encoding radical SAM protein; the protein is MRVSRFDEALDVHTATEAELGARLERLWDQEPLLRPQPEMHDYQLTYPPAVQMEKRPGYQRSPTDEEYLRDAVGPFGAGGYYFHFGFCRYRCRYCFHYELVTKHTDELMSRYVNALGLEMRRVRELTPRLKRALYFLGGGTPTALPLHLLERFLERLLFHFGPPMTSMSTVEAKPVTASEEKLQALVRAGFRRINLGVQTLDPELYAFHHQKEELRIAFEAIERARQCGFEFVNIDIMTGLERQTPESWRKTLAELERLATSGAVDSVFIYPYHDDPRSGTYGKPGAVPSWVQTAHSDAQARAMFSRLGWKELGARFYRSPRHVRRELFELARVRVNPAYGEVLYHGLGNSSFSIGDRATFLNHRDVNDYCAAVEKGGLGIAYWRTLDDAQRATRDVTFDLLYSPFTRVRSRAKKYGAETMVAHRERLARWVELGLGEENRLLGTFSLSPLGKLVHQQLIPQHYLPEDRRELAEAMELRQQAGRRYRGY
- a CDS encoding Uma2 family endonuclease codes for the protein MGEIIDGTLYVHPRPRAGHTDILSGLLTEIRGPFQHGRGGPGGWWIHAEPGIRVGGSPEFVPDLAGWRRERAPRGVPDGSWSIAPDWACEILSPSKRGYDQRIKRPFYARIGIRHLWFIDLESRTLTASELRDGGWWELGVYGEDDVVRVAPFDAIELRLGELWPIIDTR
- a CDS encoding DoxX family protein, whose amino-acid sequence is MTSAAPQPAAPEPLALHPSPPLPGPPMTVAAPEPWGLVRRIAFRFALAYLFLYSFPSPLDALPGTDSLVKAISEVGHTVIPWVGKHVLRLETDITIFTNGSGDTTYNYVQVLVLFAVALVAAAVGSIVDRRRTQYVQAHDVLRVYVRYVLAMSMLSYGLAKVFHIQFSFPQPERFVQPLGEFSPMGLVWTFMGYSSGYTFLAGAAECVGGLLLLFRRTTSLGAVVLIGVMGNVVALNFFYDIPVKLYSSHLLLMAVFLLLPDAQRLLHVLLLNRPTTPRKLATPVPLSQREARGVLALRVLFLGAVAWAFFQEFSALNAWFKAAAQHALLGLYTVESFTRDGQVLPPLLGDTTRWRYAAVSSHGRMTVRLMDDTAKRFGLKDDAAKGTVTLTDGTGDAAKTSVLTYSQPDAEHLVLQGPFQDGTIEVHLKKVDVSQFLLVRRGFNWIQEYPFNR
- a CDS encoding MBL fold metallo-hydrolase: MTKPLALLLLCAPLLGGCLFAGPRHQGPVTAHFDGEQFHNLEPVERLGLGDVFDALRAEPRGPWREYEEHPPGRPPPERVGAGQLRVTFINHATVLLQADGLNVLTDPIYSDRPSPVPFLGPHRVRPPGIRFEDLPPIDVVMVSHNHYDHMDLPTLRRLEQAHHPLFVVGLGNKALLDGEGFGRVVELDWWQGTEVAPGRTVTAVPAQHRSNRGLTDVSATLWAGYVLSTSGGPVLFAGDTGYGPQFAMMAERFGPMRLSVLPIGAYRPTAFRPVHMGPEEALQAHKVLRAATSVAMHYGTFELALDGQDEAKYHLLWLLAREPVRPRFWALAFGEGRDVPPLEPASTPAAASRD
- a CDS encoding FAD-dependent oxidoreductase, giving the protein MEASPTPVEPALDPSDPYARAAQTFPHVSAEMGERIAAYGTEERLPGGTLLFQRGDRGVDFFFVREGAVEVFDFDPHGEPHVFAVHGEQEFTGELDLFTDHPFLASARTRGDSVVVRVKQQDFRRMVSSEPDIGEVIMRAFILRRVGLIRHAQAGVVLVGSGHCADMLRMQRFLTRNGYPFRLLDIDDDPDADGYLSCFKLTPDQLPVVIAPGRHVLHNPSNSALADDLGISEQVDPEHVHDVAVVGAGPAGLAAAVYAASEGLGTVVIESLAPGGQAGTSSKIENYLGFPTGISGEALAGRAQVQARKFGARIVVSRPVIGIDCERRPYRLHLEDGRMVTARTVVIATGARYRKLDVPDLARFEGQGIHYAATAMESHLCAGEEVIVVGGGNSAGQAAIYLSRTVAHVHMLVRASGLAATMSDYLVQRIASSPRVTLYTHSEITALQGDLLLREVTWVHRKTGERTTRRIGNVFVMIGAEPNTDWLNGCLELDGKGFIRTGQDAQGQALASPYATSRPGIYAVGDVRSGSVKRVASGVGEGSVVVQAIHGFLNPGVV
- a CDS encoding Uma2 family endonuclease → MSDEPPRPGRAYEALERLPPDVVGEIIAGELYVSPRPRLRHGRAAFRLGKTLGPFDEEPGQSGPGGWVFIPEPELHLGGDALVPDLAGWRRERMPEIPDVVGVTLAPDWLCEVLSPSTEALDRARKMAVYAREGVKHLWLADPRPQTLEVYRLEGDRWLLLGTHTGDVTVHVDPFEALPVRLASLWER